In Deltaproteobacteria bacterium, the DNA window TTTCCGGAACGCCGCCTCGGCCTTCCGGTACTCCTTCTGTTCGCCGTGCACCTGCCCGAGGAGGTTCCAGGCGAAGGCGTCGTCGCCGTTTCGGCGCACGTGCGTCTCGCACGCCGAAACCGCCGCCGCGGCGCGCCCCTGCTTCATGTAAAGCCGGACCAGGGCGGAAAGGAGCGGCCCGTTCCGGGGATCGATGTTGACCGCCTGCTCGAACTCGGCCGTCGCACGCTTCCAGTCCCCCCGGCTGATGTGATATTCCCCCGCCTTCACGTATCCCAGCGGGTGCTTCGGGGCCCGCCGCTTCACGTCGGCGTACGCCCCTTCCGCCTTCTTGTACTCCTTTTCCGATGCGTACAGGTCGCCCAGCTCGGCCCCGATCTCCACATCCCCCGGGTTCTCCCCGAGGATCTTGCGAAACCACGCCTCCGCCTGCCGGGGATCGTTCTGCGTCACGTAGAAGCGGGCCAGAGTTCGGCGCACATCGCGGGATTTCGGGTCGATCTTCAAGGCGTTCTGCAGCGTTTCGAGCGCGAGGCCCGGCTCTTTCTTCAGAAGGTGCGCCTCGGCCAGGTACAGGTACCCCTGCACGATCTGGTGCCGTTCGTTCACGACCGTGCGGAACTCGGCGACCGCCCCGGCGCCGTCCCGCTGGAGCAGGCGGATCCGCCCCTTGATCAGGTGGGCCTCCACGTTCCCCTTGCTGGACTTGATCGCCTCGTCGACGCTTTTGAGCGCCTGGTCCAGCTCCCCCTTCGCCAAGTGGACCAGCGCGAGGAGGTTCCGCGCCTGGAGGATCTCCGGGGCCCCCGGGTCCTTTTCGAGGGTGAGGCATTCCCGCAGGAGAACGGCGGCGTTGTCGACCCGGCCGCTGTTCAGATACAGGGCGCCAAGGAGCAGGCGCGGGCGAAGGCTCTTGCCGTTGCGGGCGATCCCGGCCCGCAGCTCCCGCTCCGCGTCCGCGACGCTACCTCGCTCCGCGTAGAACCGGGCCACGTCCAGCCGGACCGCCTCGTCGTCGGGCTTCGCCGCCAGCAACTCGTTCAGGACCGCCCGGGCCTTTTCCGGCTGCTTCGCGCCCCAATACAGGCCGGCCAGGGTGATCCGGTTGCCGAAATTGGCGGGGTCCAGCTCGATCACCTTGCGGACTTCGACCGCCGCCTC includes these proteins:
- a CDS encoding tetratricopeptide repeat protein; the encoded protein is MRYRRSMLWCVALCGILLVACSGPEAKKMKFFEKGKAFYEKADYVRAGLEFKNAIQIDPKFAEANYMLGMANLGQGNFSGAYGAFSKAAELNPGHLPAQLQLGKLLLSGGERDKAMEKAELVLRTEPRNETALLLKGAVYLSGKESAKARAHLEPLLAQGMARPDAYLLLASARMQEKDTRKTEEILKKGLERNGKDLTLHRALADLYASQGRTDEAAVEVRKVIELDPANFGNRITLAGLYWGAKQPEKARAVLNELLAAKPDDEAVRLDVARFYAERGSVADAERELRAGIARNGKSLRPRLLLGALYLNSGRVDNAAVLLRECLTLEKDPGAPEILQARNLLALVHLAKGELDQALKSVDEAIKSSKGNVEAHLIKGRIRLLQRDGAGAVAEFRTVVNERHQIVQGYLYLAEAHLLKKEPGLALETLQNALKIDPKSRDVRRTLARFYVTQNDPRQAEAWFRKILGENPGDVEIGAELGDLYASEKEYKKAEGAYADVKRRAPKHPLGYVKAGEYHISRGDWKRATAEFEQAVNIDPRNGPLLSALVRLYMKQGRAAAAVSACETHVRRNGDDAFAWNLLGQVHGEQKEYRKAEAAFRKAIAAKPDAMETYLLLGRMHLREGDYQKGRAAYEQALAKQPGFWVAANDLAVLLSERAASGADLDKALSLAQNALKSHPEEPAVQDTLGWIWYKKGDGGKALELLQRAQGKVPESAEINYHLGMALFKAGRREEAKVHLKKSVAGVGDFPGREEAARTLGGI